A genomic window from Silene latifolia isolate original U9 population chromosome 11, ASM4854445v1, whole genome shotgun sequence includes:
- the LOC141611261 gene encoding uncharacterized protein LOC141611261, whose protein sequence is MAINYDWLINGDELLFKLFKKHSSKFMKIDWFAILKVFMIFICALFVIKVRLVVTLATAIVVCLSYLVVDILETQVDELVNKYKDLIKKLKERFVERNRIIHEANKVLLKEQKELLSRMNLLTKRLEIIIQEKKDLEKLVEEEKEKVSLLEDKCVEHFNCITSERTAYKEWRKQATTYRKQLEAEKVMLESALEQEVMRAEDLERDLEQQVMRAEDLERGLEQEVMRAEDLDRDLEDEMTERKRIEQEKEYLEVVLEEEQKEKDRLEKEVQKYKAMVDETNEVIKYLREDKERLEKEVQKYKTMVDETNEIIKYLQEDRDRNLNLKQVKEEMWTVIKSEIEKNAQCLSNELANLRGSIEKSQTERTEVLNAEEKCDTLKGHLKKMIKQLEKLEKERDKLVEENRVLSEQAKEDFENIVLNKFEGVMDVLSAHIVLNKERSEKMLENQDTLLNLLSESKSRSEGEVSSDDGYEVVE, encoded by the exons ATGGCGATTAATTATGACTGGCTAATTAATGGTGATGAATTGTTATTCAAATTATTCAAAAAACATTCATCAAAGTTTATGAAGATAGATTGGTTTGCAATTCTCAAGGTTTTTATGATATTTATTTGTGCTTTGTTTGTTATCAAAGTTAGATTGGTAGTAACTCTAGCAACAGCAATTGTCGTATGTCTTAGTTACCTTGTGGTCGATATCCTCGAAACTCAG GTGGATGAACTGGTGAACAAGTATAAAGACTTAATCAAAAAATTGAAGGAAAGATTTGTGGAACGAAATCGAATCATACATGAAGCAAACAAAGTATTACTGAAAGAACAAAAAGAGCTTTTGTCTCGAATGAATTTGTTAACGAAGCGACTGGAAATTataattcaagaaaagaaagatCTCGAGAAACTTGTCGAAGAGGAGAAGGAGAAAGTATCCCTGCTCGAAGATAAATGTGTGGAACATTTCAATTGTATCACGTCGGAGAGAACAGCGTACAAAGAGTGGAGGAAACAAGCCACGACTTACAGGAAACAATTAGAGGCCGAGAAGGTAATGCTCGAGAGTGCTCTCGAGCAAGAAGTAATGAGAGCGGAAGATTTAGAGAGAGATCTCGAGCAACAAGTAATGAGAGCGGAAGATTTAGAGAGAGGTCTCGAGCAAGAAGTAATGAGAGCGGAAGATTTAGACAGAGATCTCGAAGATGAAATGACTGAGAGGAAACGAATAGAACAAGAAAAGGAATATCTCGAGGTTGTTCTCGAGGAAGAACAAAAGGAGAAGGACCGATTGGAAAAGGAGGTGCAAAAATACAAGGCAATGGTCGACGAGACTAATGAGGTTATCAAGTATCTTCGAGAAGACAAGGAACGGTTGGAAAAGGAGGTACAGAAATACAAGACAATGGTTGACGAGACTAATGAGATTATCAAGTATCTTCAAGAAGACAGGGATAGGAATTTAAATTTGAAACAAGTAAAAGAAGAGATGTGGACAGTAATCAAGTCGGAAATTGAGAAAAACGCGCAATGCTTAAGCAACGAGTTAGCCAATTTGAGGGGATCGATTGAGAAATCTCAAACAGAGCGAACAGAGGTGTTGAACGCCGAAGAAAAGTGTGATACGTTGAAGGGTCACTTAAAAAAGATGATAAAACAGTTGGAAAAACTCGAAAAAGAACGTGACAAACTTGTGGAAGAGAATCGAGTTTTGTCTGAACAGGCGAAGGAAGATTTCGAAAACATCGTACTAAACAAGTTTGAAGGCGTCATGGACGTGTTGAGTGCACACATTGTGCTCAATAAAGAAAGAAGTGAGAAGATGCTTGAGAATCAAGACACTTTGTTGAATCTGCTTAGCGAAAGTAAGAGTCGATCCGAGGGAGAAGTTAGTAGTGATGATGGTTATGAAGTTGTAGAGTGA